Below is a window of Tolypothrix bouteillei VB521301 DNA.
TATAACCTCATTCACAGCATAGAAATTCTTGGCAACACCATTGCTGCTTTAACCGAACGTTGTATCAAAGGAATTACCGCCTATCAAGAACGTTGTTTGGCATATGCTGAAGGGAGTTTAGCCTTAGTCACAGCACTCAATACCCACATAGGTTACCTAAATGCGGCGGCTGTGGCTAAAGAATCCTTAGAAACAGGACAGTCTTTACGCCAGATAGTTTTAGAACGGGGGTTAATGAGTGAAGAAGAATTAGCTAAAGTTTTAAACCTGGAACAAATGAGTGCGATTGTGCCTCTAACTATACAGGACGGCAAGTCGGAATAATGAGGAAAGGAGGAAGATTAAAGTTATGTTGTCTTCCTTCTTTACTTTTTCCTTGTTGTTCTTTATCTAACCATGCCAACTCAAACACCATCCGTTAGCTTAATTCGCGCCACTTCATACGAACGCAACACGCTCCGAGAGTCATTGGAAACACTGCTAGAACCCTTGGGAGGAATAACGGCGTTTGTGAAACCGGGGAACCGAGTCTTACTCAAACCCAACTTGCTGACAGGCGCACGTCCTGGGAAAGAGTGTACCACTCGTCCCGAACTGGTTTATGCCGTAGCCCAAATGGTGATAGAAGCTGGTGGCAAACCCTTTTTAGGTGATAGCCCTGCTTTTGGTAGTGCTAGAGGAGTAGCAGTAGCAAGCGGATATCTGCCAGTTTTAGAAGAACTCAAATTGCCAGTAGTTGAATTTCACGGACATCGCTATCAAACAGTCAGCGAAGAGTTTAACCACCTGCTGCTGTCTAAAGAAGCAATGGAAGCAGATGTTACGATCAACTTACCCAAGGTAAAGTCACACGTTCAGTTGGTACTTACCTTAGGAGTCAAAAACTTGTTTGGCTGCGTTCCGGGTAAAATGAAAGCCTGGTGGCATATGGAAGCAGGAAAAGATGCAAACCGATTTGCTGAAATGTTGGTGGAAACAGCTAGGGTTATCAATCCCGACTTAACCATTGTAGACGGCATTATCGGTCATGAAGGCAACGGTCCGAGTGGAGGAGAACCTCGTGCGTTGGGAATTTTAGGAGCATCATCAGATATTTTTGCTTTAGATAGAGCAATAGTGGAAATTTTGAACGTTCAACCAGAACAAGTACCAACTATTGCTGCGTCCAAGCGGTTGGGGTTAGTTGGTACACTTGATGAGATGTACTTTCCCAATCTGCATCCCGGTTTGTTAAAGATAGAGGATTGGCGTTTACCCGATAAGTTCGTACCCATTGACTTTGGTATGCCTCGCGTTATCAAGTCTACCTTCAAACATCTTTACATTAAATTTATCAAAGAACCCATGAGCGCTTATAAGGCATGACCCCATGCCTTATGCCCATAATAAGTGCAAACTCTGTTACAACAATTCAAAAATTGGCAGAGTAAGCTGAAAGTACCCTCCGATTGCTTAACCAGACCGCCCTAATCTAGTGGCGGTTTTTTTCCATGCTTATTTCCCTTAAATCAACACGGAACAATACGGTTCGGTTAACAATATCTAATCTTTGAAGATTCCCCCAATCGCTCGGGGGCTAGGGGGAATAAAGTCTTCTCCTCCCCGTATTGCAACACGGGGAGGAGAAGATATGTTACTCCCTTTGGGATCTAAAATGCCAACCTAAGCGCATAGGTAATCTTCTGACGGGAAGGGAACCGTCGTTGATTTGTTTAATCTATTACATTTCCTTAAGGACTATGTAAGAAGACATATTCATTAGATTTTCTCACTTAACCTGAAAAATTTTTTATGAGTGGAATTACTGATAAAAAATCTCAATACTTCTATTTTCTCTGTA
It encodes the following:
- a CDS encoding DUF362 domain-containing protein → MPTQTPSVSLIRATSYERNTLRESLETLLEPLGGITAFVKPGNRVLLKPNLLTGARPGKECTTRPELVYAVAQMVIEAGGKPFLGDSPAFGSARGVAVASGYLPVLEELKLPVVEFHGHRYQTVSEEFNHLLLSKEAMEADVTINLPKVKSHVQLVLTLGVKNLFGCVPGKMKAWWHMEAGKDANRFAEMLVETARVINPDLTIVDGIIGHEGNGPSGGEPRALGILGASSDIFALDRAIVEILNVQPEQVPTIAASKRLGLVGTLDEMYFPNLHPGLLKIEDWRLPDKFVPIDFGMPRVIKSTFKHLYIKFIKEPMSAYKA